Part of the Flavobacterium alkalisoli genome is shown below.
AACAAGACAGCTGAGAGTATCGACCCCATGAAAAAATATCTTATAGCAGGCCTGGGCAATATAGGTGCCGAATATGTAAATACACGCCACAACATTGGCTTTAAAGTAGTAGACCGACTGGCACAACAGGAAGGTGTACAATTTGAAACAGCAAAACTGGGTGCTATTGCCGAAGTAAAAATAAAAGGAAGGACACTTATCCTTTTAAAGCCTAACACCTACATGAACCTGAGCGGTAAAGCCATAAAATACTGGCTGGAAAAAGAGAACATACCGAAGGAAAACCTGCTTGTGGTTACCGATGACCTAAACCTTGCTTTTGGCACCATAAGGATTAAGGCAAAAGGAAGTGACGGAGGCCATAACGGACTTAAAAACACTCAACTGCTACTTAACTCTAACGAGTATGCACGCTTTCGTTTCGGCATAAGCGATGAGTTTAAAAAAGGCCAGCAGGTAGACTATGTTTTAGGCGAATGGAGCGAGGAAGAAAAAGCTAAACTTCCGGAAAGACTTGACATGGCATCAGAAGCTATTAAGTCATTTGCTTTGGCAGGACTAAACAATACCATGAATACTTTTAATGGTAAATAAATTATAAACAGGCTACCGCTTTAATCTTTAATATGTAATTTGGCTTAAAGTTTGTTTTTACAATTAAAAAACACAGTATGAAAAAAATTATCCTATCAATAGCATTTGTAACAGCATTAGCATCTTGCGGGAGCCAGAATACGGTTTTAAAATCAGGAAACTACAATCTTGAAAGCAACTGCCCTACTCAGGGAACATGTTTGTTTGAAGTGCTTAAAGACAGTAGTCTTGTGTACAAACAAAACGGGGCAGGTAAACTGTATTATGAATCTCAGGCACAGGAAGGCAAAAGTATTTTAAAGTACACCTACACCAAAACACCTAACCAACAGGCTCAGGATGATTTTTACAGAGAAGAAGTAATTATTGAAACAACAAGTGATGTAGCTTCTTTAAACAGGGATAGTGAAATTAAAATGCTTTTCGGGGTATTTTGCTACTGCAAAGATATCGCAGGTTACCGTGAGGTTAAAGACGGTTATGCAGAATATAAAGACGGAAAAGTTATTATAACACTACCTGACGTTATCCAAAACCAAAAGACAAAGACAATAATAGCAGATATAAAATAAAAAAGAGGCGCTTTATAAGGCGCCTCTTTTATTTA
Proteins encoded:
- the pth gene encoding aminoacyl-tRNA hydrolase: MKWLTNLFKQNKTAESIDPMKKYLIAGLGNIGAEYVNTRHNIGFKVVDRLAQQEGVQFETAKLGAIAEVKIKGRTLILLKPNTYMNLSGKAIKYWLEKENIPKENLLVVTDDLNLAFGTIRIKAKGSDGGHNGLKNTQLLLNSNEYARFRFGISDEFKKGQQVDYVLGEWSEEEKAKLPERLDMASEAIKSFALAGLNNTMNTFNGK